The genome window TGAGTTCATCTAGGTGTATAAGATAAGAGGTGGTGTTCATTCAATTATAGAATAATGCAGTGTGATAGTTGGTTTTTTAAATGCATTGCAAATGTTTTTGTAGTACTAAATATATTCCACTATTCAGATTTATCTAAAATTCTccaatattttgtattgttttaacttGTTTACAGAGGacatgtatattatatttaatagtaTCATAACATAAACAGGACAGAAAAAGTCCTATTAGTTATTTAAAACTTTAccactgtggtggcgcagtggagagagtgtctacttggaacactgaggttgccagttccaaaccctgggcttgcctagtcaaggcacataatggcacatgacaagcaacaagcaagcaatgaacaactaaagtgaaacaactatgaggtgatacttctcgctcctcctggtctatctcctctctttgtaaaatcaataaataaaaccttttttttttttaagtgagaagaggggagatagactcctgtatgtgacccgaccgggatccacccagcagccctcatctggggccaatgctcaaatcagccaagttatcctcaacacccagggccaaggcttgaaccacttgagccactggctgtgaggttccggaacagaaagagaaaggggagagggagtcaaagagaagcagatggtcctttctcatgtgttccctgactggacaTCTGCACGCTGGGCCTATACTCCATCCACTGACCCAGCTGGCCAAagccataaaatttttttaaaataataaaacttgtcCCTATCTgcttattatctatttttttcattctagGGTGAGTTTATaagacttataaaaataaaagtaaaaaagatttaGTGTGGGTATCTTCCTATAATTGATTCCTATGAGTAGAATTGTTgcattaaaagaaacattttaaaacttttaacataTATTGTAAAATTGCTTTCCAAAGAGTTTATATCAGTTTATACTTTGAATAATAGTATATAAGAATTCCTTTTCACCTTATCTTCATCTGCATGGAGAAGATTATTAGTTTTAAAGTTTTTGGTATCTTAAGtattttgttgacttttttcCCTTTGTGAAGTACTTCAAACATTGAAAAGTGCAGAGAGGAAtaagtatttttcattatttaatactcagcataaaataaaacatttttcataattactctagtcttttaaagaaataaaagtacatCAATATTGTtgaaatcctttttttatttcttcccattttatttcatACTCTTTGTCTCTGGTGTTAAACTTGATCTTAAAGATGACATACGTCCTTCATGTCTATCTTTTAGATTTGTACTCAATATCTATGTAAGCTGTATAATGGTTTGGTTTTATGTTTAAAGTTTTAATGTAAGTGATATTGTATATATTCTGCTAACTACCTTTTTCActcaattatatatatgttttctttatttaaatttttttttttttttttaagtaagaagaggggagatactCCTGCATGTACTCTGATCAGGATCTAGTTGGCAACCCtgtgtggggccaatgctctgcccatctggggccatttgcaactgagctatatttagcgcctgaggcagaggcttgacaaaaccatcctcagcagccagggcccagggtgattgaatcaatcaagccgtctgctgtgggaggggatgagaggggatagggagggaagcagatggttgtttctcctgtgtaccatgactgggaattgagcccaggacttccacaggcagggtcaatgctctactgctgagccaactggccagggcctaaaatttttatttttcaattacaatttacatttatcattattttgtattagtttcaggtgtatagcatagtggttggacaattatattttaaaatattgccacaTATAAATcacatttgtttagttttttgtttttaataattaattttagaggaagggtgaggagagagacaaacatcaatttgttgttacacttatttatgcatttggttgattcttgcatgtgctctaACCTGAGATTGAACCTGCATGCAACTTGGTGTGTCAGGACAacgctaaccaactgaactacatgGCCAGGGCTCACACATCTGTTCATTTTTAACTGCTATATCTATTTATAAAACGTAATATGCTCAGATTATAATtcatctatttcctttttttaatcaacattttttatactttcattaGTACAAATAaacttcaataaacatttacataCAAACTCACTGTGTACATAACATGTACTTACATGAGGAATTGCAGGATAGTAACATCTCCAGAGTGGCTGTAGCAATTTCCACTTCCACCAgcagtggaaaaaaaatacaaaaatttgtattttctcttgcTTACAGACTTTGTTAATTTATCTGTTGGGTCACTTAACTTTTAAGGGCTTTCATCTGTAAGTTGTTGGTAATGAATCACATCAATGGTTTATAAGCTGCTGCTCTATCCTttgtttcaaagtgaaaggtaaaAGAAGCCGGTGACATTGGAACTATATTTGTTAGAGGCCTGTTTGGGTTTCTTCATCCTCGCTATGACCCTGAGTGGGCTTGAAACCACTAGGGCTCAGTGAAGTATAACTAGACCAGAGAGTCTATCCAGAGTCTTTTTTAGTTCCAAAAACCTTGTTCTTCAACCGAagtgaagcttctcatctctccctttctatctctctttctctccccttcttcccccctctaaaaaataaaataaccttatTCTTGTCATTTGAAGTAAAAACTGAATTGCATTATTTAGATACATCAATAAGCTtcctttaagaaatttatttaggctctttttcaaaacaaataatatcattaaaaagttatttttactcCCTTTCTAGAAGAATCAAAAGAATCTGATGctgatgaagaagaggaagacagTGATGATGATATTGAACCTATTGCTGAATTTAGATTTGTGCCTAGTGACAAATCAGCATGTGAGTGTTCTACCAAATTGATTCCCCCTTATGTACCAGGTCTTTGCCCTGTTGACACACTGACCTTTACTTTTATCCTCATTACCTCCACTCTGCTTTTTCTTAATTTCAGCATCTGTAGTATTTCTGGGACCAGGCCTATGGATAGCAAAGATTGTAACTGTATATCGTAGGCATTGTGTTCCTTGCTGTGCTTTGTAATGGAAGGATCTGGTTGTTTTTATCTGGTTGAATCTCACCAGATAGAGGGCAGAGGCGTCATGGCAGTTCCAAAGTAGAAGATGTCAAGATAACTGGAAAGAGCCCTTTCAGCTCTGAGGGGCTTCCCTCAGATCCTAGCAGTCTGATCAGGACTCTGattctttttcttagaaaatcCCACCAGGCATGAAGAGATCGCAGTATCTTGAAATGAACTCTTattattttgtgactttttcaTTGCTATCCAGTACTTTTCAAGATTGATTCTCCTTGGCATGGCAGGTTTTTGTGAATATTGGGACCCTAATGTACCTCTTGTTCACTCATATTTATTTGCActggttgttattttttttttttttttttttttttgtattttttctgaagctggaaaccgggagagacagtcagacagacacctgcatgcgcccgaccaggatccacccggcacgcccaccagggggcgacgctctgcccctccggggcatcgctctgtcgcaaccagagccacttcagcgcctggggcagaggccaaggagccatccccagcacccgggccatctctgctccaatggagcctcgctgctggaggggaagagagagagagacagagaggaaggagagggggaggggtgaagaagcagatgggcgcttctcctgtgtaccctggccgagaatcgaacccgggactaacgcacgtcaggccgacgctctaccactgagccaaccggccagggcctgcactggttgttatttaattaaatgttatTACGCGTTGGccagaaagaaatattaattataatttaatttccttGTTCAGTGGAGGCCATGTTCACTGCAATGTGTGAATGCCAGGCTTTGCATCCAGATCCTGAGGATGAAGATTCAGATGATTACGATGGAGAAGAATATGATGTGGAAGCACATGGTTAGtgaaatggatttttttaaagtgtgtgtttcattttaagtatttatttgtaCTAAGGGGATGAGATTATAGATCTTTATATCTCAAGTGACCATATAATATAATGAATGAAAGTGAATAGCATAATTCATGTGTAAGCCAAATTGGAAAAATTTATGGGTTTTCCAAGTTTGATggtaaaaaatagatattattggGGTGATGGGGAGAAAATGGATAGAGATaagtggaaggaaagaaaattgtAGTTAGGAAAGTGGGTGGTCAGGAGAGTGTCTTTTAAGTTGAGGCAGCTGCTACAAGGGAACAAGccttctctttatcacttaaagTCTGTGTCACCTACATCTTTAGCATATTTCTTTAGACAACTCATTgccaattatttcttttttctagaacTAGACCTTGTTTATCTAAGAGTACTTCCCCTTACTTCCCCCAGACCAGAATGCAGTCAGTGACTTGGTCGAGTCTTGTAGGTCGAGGTGCCTGctattctctttcccttccccatgGTGTCCTGTCACCAGTCTGGCTGTCCAAGCCCTTTCCTCCATGagtatctgcttcttcacctgaGACAGACTTATTTCTGGCATTCTCCTTTGTATAGCTAAATACATTCTCAGCGGAGATTTatggatgattctttttttttttttaatcctctggATTTTCcagaatttcttatttttaaaaggaacatgttttttaataaggaaaaaacCTTTAATGACAATAACAAATCAATTTGCACTCATCTGTAAATTTCCCATCTTAGAATAATATAAGACTCCCTGGCCTCAGGAAcaccctcttttccttctggtcccTGGACATTTGATCTTAGGGAATTGCTGTTTATTGACTATCTCTTGGGATCTCTTCTCATCCTAGAGGGTAGggacattcttttttctctcttcaacaGTGGCCTATATGTGTTAAATGGATGTTGAAACACCTTTTTGCACCATACCTTACCTTCAGTAAATGTgttattaagtattttttttctcattgtgttATAATagcttaaaagttttttatttgttcagaACAAGGGCAGGGGGACATCCCTACATTTTACACCTATGAAGAAGGATTATCCCATTTAACAGCCGAAGGCCAGGCCACATTGGAGAGATTAGAAGGAATGCTTTCTCAGTCAGTGAGCAGCCAGTATAACATGGCTGGAGTCCGGACAGAAGATTCAGTAAGAGATTATGAAGGTAAGTATCTTTTTTCCTCGGTGCGAACATTTAGATAATCACTTACGCAACAAGGGAAGCTGTGAAGAAATGGGTATAGGTTCTTTCGGAAATTAAGAgatgccctggccaattggctcagtgatagagtgttggcctagcctGTGGAAGTctcagtttgattcccggtcagggtacaccacagagaagccaccatctgcttctctaccccttccccacctctctctctctctctcccccctcccatagccatggcttgaatggctagagcaggttggccctggtagctgaggatggctctatggccttgcctcaggtgctaaaatagctcacttgccaagcaacagagcaagccccagatgggcagagcattgccccatagaaggtttgctggatggatcctggttggggtgcatgtgggagtctctctgcctttctgccttccacataataaaaaaaagaaagaaacttaagaGAAGTCTCAGAATTAACTCTTTATAGTGtggtttataaaaacagaaaacagaatgggagtgcttctataaattttttaaaacttttttcctggccccagctggttggctcagtggtagaacatcggccccgcatatggatgtcctggtttcaaaacctggtcagggcacacagaagtgaccatctgcttctccacccttcccctctttctctctccctcatttcctccctccccactgttccatagccatggcttgattggctcaagtgagttgaacccaggcactgaggatggctctgtggcctctgcctctggcgctaaaacacctcagttgctgagcagcagagcaacgccccagatgggaggagcatcaccccatagggggcttgctgagtggatcctggttggggtgcatgtgggagtctgtctctcttcctccactgCTCTCACTTTTAACTACAAAATAGTCTATGTTCacagtcaattaaaaaatatttttaattgattttagagagagaaaggaagggagagggagagaaacattttgtgacagagagagaaggacagacagggacagacagactggaagggtaagagataagcatcagttcttcattgtggtaccttaatagttcattgattgctttctcatatgtgccttgaccagggggctacagtagtgcgagtaaccccttgctcaagccagtgaccgtgggcttcaagccagcaacttttggactcaagctagcgaccatgaggcaatgtctacgatcccatgctcaagccagatgagcccgcgctcaagccagaaacctcaggatttcgaacctaggttctctgtgtcctagtccacaCTCTGTCCGctgtgccagtgcctggtcaggcaatgctgccatttttatttttaaaatgaatttaaaatgaatttttacatCGTTATATGCAAAAGTAGGATAGTTGATTTAAAGGGCTAGGCAGCATTCAGAAAACTTGGATTCTCTTTTTGTGACAAATATCTGGACCTTAAGTGGTTTTAAATGTTTATGCTTTAGTTATATTTGTAAGCTGCTTTGTAAGTATTTTCTCTATTAGActggttttcttttctaagtATCCTAATTTAATTAGattcttaaagtatttttttgaTTTATCCTTTACCtttcattctcttattcattccaATACTGAGTTCCATGGATTTTCCTTGAAATGACTTTTAGATCTCCTTGTTATTATTCCTACTATTCTCCAAACCTAGGCTCTTTTTTCTCATACAGTATTTAGAGTAGTAAACTTTTTGCCGCTATCATCCCTTCCTACCATATTAATCTTCTGAGAACACTGTATATCACTCCTCTATAAGGATTTCTTCTCCAGTGGTCCAGTGATACTCAACATATAAAGTTCAAAGTCTTCACTCTGAAGAGACAACCCTGTCTTTGCCCCAAATGTCTTCAGTCTTGTTCCTACTATCCTCAGTAAGACATTTAGGTAGTGCTCTTTTGTACCAGCCCCTGATTAAGCATATGACAAATATTTACCCATTTAATCCTTCCAAGAACCCTCTGTGGCAgatgttattatccccattttacagatgaagaaactaaggcataGAAAGGTCACATACTTGCTTTATGCCAAATAGCTAATAAGTGGTGAGAGGATTAAGTGAGCTAACGTACAAGGCACTGTTATAAGCATTTTTTTTGCATCTTATATGTACTGtatttaatatatgttaatattttgtgTGGCTACAGAATTTTAACACTTTTACTATTTAGTGACACAAAATACTTAtttactgtctttttcttttattggtaTATTTAAAAGGAGATACCTCAAATAATTTCTAGTTCTCTACCAAACTCTTAGCTGAAAGCATGCAagatgtaatctttttttttattacagtgatTGACTGGAGAGGGCTCTTGACCATCAAAGAGCCTATCGTCATTGAAGCGTTGTTTTTTCAAtgtaaaattctttatttaatgCTTTGTAACAAACAATTTTAAGGTTGCAAACACTTTGTAAAGAGATTTTTCTTTGGACTTTTATTCCTAAGCCTCATTAGCATATCAGCTTCTTCGGTATATACCATTGCCCATCTTCTGACTCCTGAGTACCCACTTCATTCTTTTtgccacttatttatttaatttcacttgtacattttcttttttaaaaagtggtttatttttagaactttaaaataaaaattgtgtatatttaaggtgtataacttgatgttttgatatacatatacatagtgAAATGACTACTATAGTCAAGTTAATTAAATTCCATTTCTGTACCTAGTTACCTTGTGTTTGTGTGGAGAGAACACCTGAGATCTGTTTTAGTAAATTTCAGTCTTTGCCGTTAAGTACATGTGCTGTCCACTAGTGGCATTTCAGTGCTTCATGTGCTTATTTATGTTGAGGTGTTTATTGAGCTACTGGACGGGATACAGAGAATACAGCAGTTTTCGAGAGATGAGGTTACTATCATCTTACCAGTTTTAGTGGAgcgaaaaataaattaatttattgggtAGTATAGTGTAGTCCAGCATTGAGATACAGGGGCCCTTCACCTGGCCTGGATAGTCAGGCTTAGAGAATCAAGGTTCATGAAGTAAGTGACATCTAAGCCAAGGTTTGAAAGATGAATAAAAGTCACCCTGGTGAAGAGATATATAGGTTGGGGAGAGAGGcaggtaaagggattagccatGTGTAAAGGTGCAAGAGACCATTCAGCTTTGGGAACTGAAAGTAGTTCATTATGTCTGAAACTCTGAGTGTGAAGAGTAGTTATAGCAACAGATAAAGTGGATAGTGAACTGGGCTGTATCGTAAAGGAACTTGAAGCTGAGTTAAAGAATTTCAACTTTATACTTAGGTCAGTGGGAAGCCAtgaaaaaattttagtttgattCGTGTTTCTGAAGCTGTGAAATGGAAAATTAATTGCAGAGGGAAATactggaggaaagaagagaagcccTGTTAAGTAAGGCCTAAATTAGGTAGTGGTGGTGGATGTCAAAAGACTTAACAGATTTGGGAGATATTTAAGAGGTAGCAGCAACAGAAGTTAGAGATGTGGTGGGGGTTTCTGGATGGGGCAGGTTAAGAGGTATCCTTTAGCAAGACAGGAAGTAGGAACATTTTCTGTGTGGAAGATGATGAGTTACTTGTAGATTCGTGTTACAGTTTGGGGGCCTGCTGGATGGATGTCCAGTTGGTGCGTTGTAGGGGGGCTGCAGGCAGAAGCCAGTCTGTGGTGGACTGAGGAATTGAGGGGTAAATGGGAactgaggatatggagaaagcaGGCATAAACAGTTCTTTCTAGACGGCTTTCCTTTTCTTGTCCTaatttcctccccccccctttttcctcccccccttttttcctccccccttttttaagcAAGGGCCAGTTGGGGGGGACAGGaaggaaagggatgagaagctccagggctccagccgagccagcgaccgtggggtcatgtctgtgaccccacactcaagctggtgacctcagggttttgaacctgggtccttagcaccccaagctgacactctatccattgcactgcCACCTGGTCAGCCCCCCTCCTTTTTTAAATGAGGTAAGATGAACAGGAAGCTTGGTTTACTTTGTCTTTTCTCCTCAATTATGTCATAAGCTTTGTGAGGATAGGACttcataccttaaaaaaaaaagttgcacagAAATCTTTAGTACAGTTCTGTCAAGAGTGAGCAGTTGGTGCTTACTGTGTTTGCAAGTTCCTACGTAGCATTATTTATTGTTGAGATTGAAAATGTATGAAGTAAATGTTAAGTGTTTAGACTCATTTTATGTTGGCTTAAATCCacaggttgcatttttatatctcAATTAGTTCCTTGATACTTgaattttcaaaagagaaagaaataggaacTCTTACCAGCAGAGGGCACTAGCTTCCTTCTGGTTGAAATATAAGCTGAACCCTTACCTGTCTGAAATGCTTGGGAGGCTGTTGCTcagcagttaatttttttttcagatgggaT of Saccopteryx bilineata isolate mSacBil1 chromosome 1, mSacBil1_pri_phased_curated, whole genome shotgun sequence contains these proteins:
- the CLNS1A gene encoding methylosome subunit pICln isoform X2 produces the protein MSFLKSFPPPGSAEGLRQQQPDTEAVLNGKGLGTGTLYIAESRLSWLDGSGLGFSLEYPTISLHAVSRDLTAYPQEHLYVMVNAKFGEESKESDADEEEEDSDDDIEPIAEFRFVPSDKSALEAMFTAMCECQALHPDPEDEDSDDYDGEEYDVEAHAEGQATLERLEGMLSQSVSSQYNMAGVRTEDSVRDYEDGMEVDTTPTVAGQFEDADVDH
- the CLNS1A gene encoding methylosome subunit pICln isoform X1 encodes the protein MSFLKSFPPPGSAEGLRQQQPDTEAVLNGKGLGTGTLYIAESRLSWLDGSGLGFSLEYPTISLHAVSRDLTAYPQEHLYVMVNAKFGEESKESDADEEEEDSDDDIEPIAEFRFVPSDKSALEAMFTAMCECQALHPDPEDEDSDDYDGEEYDVEAHEQGQGDIPTFYTYEEGLSHLTAEGQATLERLEGMLSQSVSSQYNMAGVRTEDSVRDYEDGMEVDTTPTVAGQFEDADVDH